Part of the Hevea brasiliensis isolate MT/VB/25A 57/8 chromosome 16, ASM3005281v1, whole genome shotgun sequence genome is shown below.
TAAAAAGTGGGCATGTGGACCTGAGGGGAGGGGGTGGAAAAGGTCCTTGTTAGTATATTGGCATGGCGTCCTCTCATTGCTGCTCTAGTTAGCTGTCATCCTTATAACAGGACAGTACTGCCTGGTAGCTACAGTAAAACTGCCTTACCATTAGAACGGGGTATTAAGTATTCTTAGTATGCCCTAATGCAAGAGCCAAAAGCGTAGGGAGCTTATTTGTCGAATGTGGAGTCAAAAGCATATATAATCTTTGTAAGGTTTTGTATGGATAGGCATGGATCTGATAGAAAGCattcatatttgaattttttttctttggttgGACAGATTTATGAATAGAGATTAGATTCATGAATTTAGATGAATACTTGTTTGAGCACCAATTTGAAATAACTACTAGAAGGTGTCATTCAAATACACTTTCAACATTTTGTTGAAATATATTTTTCTTCTTATCGTTTTAAGTCTAAATATTGATGAATACTCTTTAAATTAAAAACTCAGAATTCAAATCCTTGAATTTAGGATTTCCTATTCAGGCGCAGCTTAAATTTAAACTGTGTTCAGATAGCTAGGTAAaggttgccaattgcaattctgATTTGTGGTCTAGGAGATGCATCTGTTTGCAATTCTCACTTGAGGATCTTGTCAAGCGACTCAAAACTTCTTGAACTGGGATTTTTGGTCTCGCAGAATATGTTGAAGCTTTGAACTGGACCTCTAAGGCAGAGGACTGCAGAATCCATCCCAGAAAAGTTATATGAATGTTTTACTCGTGTTGCTGGGAAAATGATGCAGCCCATCACATTTAGTTGGAAAAATTAATATGAAGGGAAATCTGTGGATAgataaagaggaaaaaaaaaggcACATTTCATATTCACTCATGTCTTCAGTGGTGTATTTTATCCAAACTCCCAATATCCCACACACTTGGTGTCAATTCCATCTTTCAAAGAAAGGTATTCTGGAATTTATTGAAAATGTCCACTATGCATTGCAATGGGACAGAACTTCAAAGTTCTCTATGAGCTTTTTAAGCCCAGTCCTGCAATTAATTTAAAGCAGCAGATTTATTAGTGCTCTAAGAAATTAGCTTTTCAGACAATATAATGCAATGGATGTTACAGTTTTGAACCTTTTGGTATCATAGTCTGTTTACCTTTGTCAAGTCATTCTTGAATAATTTATTTGCCTTACCTCATTATTAACCAATCATTTGCTATTCTTTCTCCTTTGAATCTTGTATGCTGTTATAGGTCTACTACTAACATTGTGTCATCCTTGATATATCTTCTCATCGGTATTCTGCTAGGCAATATCAAGCAATCAGTTTATTGATCAGGTTAATCTTTGACAGCTTGTTCCCACCTGGTTAAGCTTCTTGCCTATCAAAAATGATTTAACTGAGGCCAAATCTGTGCATGAGCAGCTTTGTTTAATGGTTGAAAGGTAACTAATTTTTCATCTTACAATGTGGTGTATGTGTGTGTGAGAGCGTGCACACATTATTTATATAAACCAGCTATGTTTCACTGTTTGTGCACCATGTATGCTTAATTATTCCAAACTTCATGCATTTCTACTTATTGCTGAAATTAGTAGCATGGCTTCATTTAATTTTCAGGTTAGACAAGGAACTTCTCGGGCCTAGTTGCGAACACCTTCATAAAATTGTTGTTGTTTATCTTGAGGTAAATTCCCATTTCCTATTTGTTTATTTATATATGTTTCTTCTGGCATGTTATTTTGGGTGCTCTTCTTTTTCCTCATATTGCATTGCTTTTCTGATAGAAAATTTTTGCCTTATGCTAATATTAAGTGAAAGCAATAAATAGAAgactttatttaaaatattcttatttttgtcttatgatatgcagtagatttttttttttaattcaattttattagCTCTCTGTTTGTTGCTTGCCCTTTCCTTTTTCCCCTATAGGTTATTAGTCAGGGAAGCAATTTGGCCACAACAGACACTGTGAGACAAATGAGAGATTTGCTAAAGCAAATATGGACAATATTCCCACATGCTGTGTTGGATCCAATCTTGTCATCATTGAATGCCATGCAGCGAGAGGTGCTAGCAAATGTTGTTGGCTTTTCAtctaaatcatcaaagttttcttTACAGAGTAATTTCCCATAATATCCACAGAAGAGTAGTTTCTGTTACTTCATTGTTAGCAATTTGTGAATCCATACAAGGTAGAGaagagtgtttttttttttttttttttttttttttcagaacagCAAGGTGTTACATGTACAGTCTGGAGAGAACCAGTCTGTACAGTGTGTTTCATTACATACAAGTCATGGTTACCTCATGCAGGAAGGTCTTCTAAAActgtagatatatatatatatatatattaatgaatCATCTCAAATTCAATGGGATTCAAATTTGATATCTAGtgatgcaataataataataataataataattattattattatgaatttCAGAAGTTTTCAAGAAGGAAAAGTGGCGAAGTTTTAAACGGCTAAACTTTCATATCATAAGagttaagaaaaatatttatcAATAAACATGAAAATTTTATTGCATTACTACTGAAAGTCTGCCTTTAATAACCCACATGGGCTGCCTCCTTGGCTATAAGAGATGTCGATTGGGCTCTGCCTTCTCCTCCTCTGTTCCTTCTCCCAGAGTCACTAGAAGCAGAGTAGTGATGCTACCCTGTGTGATTTGGTGGTCAGCTGAGTTGTGGATCTCCTTCCTTCTGCCTTGTTCAGGCTTGCGCTTAGAGTTTCAGATACAGTCTTGTTAAGGTTTTAAAGGTTCTCTCCTAGAGACTGCTTATCACAATGAAAACGGCCAGTGGCAGGAGCCAGAATTGAATTTTTGGTTGATGGGGCAAAAATCCTATCTTCatgtatttattaaatatttgaaaaaaaatattttttatttacaaaatatTGTATCATTagcaaatcaataaataaatacATTATTTAACAAAGtatgtcaaaattttaatttattaacttCATTTTTAGATGAAATGtagattatttaattatattttcattatattttcatgaaaaatggacaaaaaataattatatatttatataatatatttttaattatatattaaatataaatattaataattatcaatcaattaaaatatataagtaACATGTTCttattaaatatgatttttttttttattttaactcaTACATTATAATTAGACAATGTAATAATTTTGATTAgcagattttcaagttatttttttaataaataattaaataattataaaactttaatatattctaaataaaattttggtactcatatataaaatcttatatagattatggaaaaattttttaataaaagtaTTGAATAAAATTCAATGAAGCATTAAGAAAAatgtatatttataaaaaaaatttaacaaaaacTATTAGTACTTAAAAAATTTCAGCGGGTCAATCGACTCCACTAGTAAGTCACGGCTCTACCTTTGAAAGCTGCGGCAGGCGCAACCTGAGGTTGTACAGCCCTTTTGCTTAGCTTATAATTTTCTTTGGGTTTACGGGCTCTATAATTAGTTGGGTAGTGCAGCTGCTGTTGTTTTCGCTTCTAGCCTAAATTGGCCAATTTTGAGGCTTGGGCCTTGTAATGAAAtctaaatcaattaaattatctttaaaaaaaaattcctatCCACATGTTTTAAGGTCCAAAGCAACCCACATATCATCTTCTCAAGCAAGACAATAAGCAATTCCCCCATTACATTCCTCTCCCTGGCAGCAAAACAACAACCCAAAAATGGCTGAAAACCCAATTCGTTTTGGTATCATGGGATGTGCAAAGAGAGCAAGAAAATTGGCAAGTGCCATAGACCTAGCCCCCAATTCAACTCTCTATGCTATTGCTAGTGGCTCACTGGAAAAGGCTCAGTTATTTGCCACTGAGAATGAATTGCCTAAAACCATCAAGATTTATGGTAGCTATCAAGAATTTCTTGATGACCCTTCCATTGATGTTGTTTACATGCCATTGCCAAGTAGCCTTCATCTCCAATGGGCTGTCTTAGCTGCCCAGAAGAAGCATCATTTGCTGCTGGAGAAGCCACCTGCACTTGATGTGGTTGAGCTTGATGAGATTTTGGAAGCATGTGAATCCAATGGCGTACAATTCATGGATGGATCTATGTGGTTGCACCACCCTAGGACTGCCAAAATGAAGGAGCTTCTCTCTGATCCCAAGCTAATTGGACAACTTGAATTTGTAAGTTcattcttctattttcttttaatGTTGGCCTAATTATTCTAAATATCTTGAATTAATGCGATTtacttattaaataataaattaagccCTGCTTTGATTGTTGCTGTGATGATACTCAGATTCACAGCACATCCACAATGTCACCACCGCCAGAATTTTTCAAGGACGATATAAGAGTAAAACCAGACATGGATGCTCTTGGTGCACTTGGTGACTTAGGCTGGTATTGCATTGGAAGTGTCTTGTGGGCTAAAAACTACAGACTACCAAATCTAGTCACTGCTTTACCTGGTGTCATCAAGAACTCAGCTGGAATCATCTTACAATTTTCAGCCTCCTTACACTATGATGAGCCAGACCTGTTCAAGACAGTTGCTATCATCCATTGCTCTTTTCTCTCCCATTCATCCATGGACTTGAAAATGATCGGTTCGAGTGGATCGATCCATCTCATGGACTTCATCATCCCATTCCAGGAGAATTCTGCTTCCTTTAGCATCACATTGCTTGCAAAGTTTGTGGATCTCCACATTGGGTGGAATGTGAAGCCTGAAAAGGTTGTGGTGGCTAATGAACTACCACAAGAGGCTTTGATGGTTCAAGAGCTTGCTAGGCTTGTAGAGGATATTGGGAAATCCGTGTCTTGTCCTGATAGAAAATGGCCTCAGATTAGCAGAAAGACTCAATTAGTATTGGATGCAGTTAAGAAATCTATTGATCTTGGTTGCAAACCTGTTTATTTGTAATTATTCTCATGTTATGagcttatttataaataaaaattgtaaaaaaaacGTAGAGTTTTGTCTCAATATATACTTTGTTTCCtactattttataattaatttttttagttcCTGAGATTTATTAATGGATGTAGAAAAAATTATTGGCAAAATATGTAATTTTGGTTATGTATTTATTTgaaaagttcaatttagtttaatttttaacttttattcaaattagtcagaaatttaaacttaatttaatttttgagttaaattttttgatttattgatttaaataaaaaatcaaaatttataatttttaaaattttaaattaaaattttttatttattgatttaaataaaaaaattacgagacttaattttttgatttttttttaatttttagattaaattaaatttaaattaaaaattttaaattaaattagacaaaaataaaaaaaattaactaaattaaacttGAGCCGTAATTGAGCTTTAAGCCGAAAATTATTGTCTATTGAGGTTGGAGTTAATTTCAATTAACCAAACCTGTGTTAACGAGTCATGGATGAATTAGTCAAGAATTATAGATTCtagaaaaattaacaaaaaaaaaaatttgaatcaAATTCTAATAGCCCTTAATAGAATGTATTTGCAAAAATTATATAGAGTGTGATCGATAAATTTAATAGTTCAATCACATATCCATTCAGTTAGAATTTTTTCcaa
Proteins encoded:
- the LOC110637158 gene encoding uncharacterized oxidoreductase At4g09670; this translates as MAENPIRFGIMGCAKRARKLASAIDLAPNSTLYAIASGSLEKAQLFATENELPKTIKIYGSYQEFLDDPSIDVVYMPLPSSLHLQWAVLAAQKKHHLLLEKPPALDVVELDEILEACESNGVQFMDGSMWLHHPRTAKMKELLSDPKLIGQLEFIHSTSTMSPPPEFFKDDIRVKPDMDALGALGDLGWYCIGSVLWAKNYRLPNLVTALPGVIKNSAGIILQFSASLHYDEPDLFKTVAIIHCSFLSHSSMDLKMIGSSGSIHLMDFIIPFQENSASFSITLLAKFVDLHIGWNVKPEKVVVANELPQEALMVQELARLVEDIGKSVSCPDRKWPQISRKTQLVLDAVKKSIDLGCKPVYL